In one Carassius carassius chromosome 12, fCarCar2.1, whole genome shotgun sequence genomic region, the following are encoded:
- the LOC132154091 gene encoding armadillo repeat-containing protein 6-like — MASRRITQETFDAVVRENLEEFDLDESEALKEAIEQFESQGVDLSYIVKAVPKVCSEENAENQTHEVLQVLESLKSASSASVLEDLRVFTQQCSLGFAQRYLAAQKEAYPTILACCQRAAGEKEALSVALAALSALTDGQPDLLDAEGREFMISVLTAHQKDAALSCLCFRVVRNFCVKHENNRQNLVKAGVLPLLTASITQHIQHPEVVREACVALRVMTFDDDVRVAFGNAHEHARMIVQEHNGLKVIVEAAKAHPENTSVLSELCGTLSRLAVRDEFCQDIVDLGGLRFMITLLADSLDRPELVKQVLGALKAIAGNDDVKDAIVNGGGAELIVMAMNRHMTSAQVCEQGCAALCVLALRKPNNCKVIVECGGALASVQAMKNHPDKVNVQTQSCMLLRNLVAHTRDFSTLILEMGAEALILQALAAHRDCADVGRAALRDLGCQVELRELWTGKKGSLSH; from the exons ATGGCCTCGCGCAGGATCACACAGGAGACCTTCGATGCAGTGGTCAGAGAAAACCTCGAGGAGTTTGACCTGGACGAGAGCGAAGCTCTGAAGGAGGCCATCGAGCAGTTTGAGTCTCAGG GTGTGGATCTCAGCTATATTGTTAAAGCAGTGCCCAAAGTTTGTTCTGAAGAAAACGCCGAGAATCAAACCCACGAGGTCCTTCAG GTTTTAGAGTCTCTCAAAAGTGCATCGTCTGCATCAGTTCTGGAGGATCTGAGGGTCTTCACCCAGCAGTGCTCTCTCGGCTTCGCACAGCGATACCTGGCCGCTCAAAAAGAGGCGTATCCCACGATCCTCGCCTGCTGCCAGAGAGCCGCTGGAGAGAAGGAAGCCCTTTCCGTGGCTCTGGCCGCGCTCTCGGCGCTAACAGACGGCCAGCCGGATCTCCTGGACGCGGAAGGGCGAGAGTTTATGATCAGCGTTTTAACCGCGCACCAGAAAGACGCCGCTCTCAGCTGTCTGTGTTTCCGCGTCGTGAGAAACTTCTGTGTGAAGCACGAGAACAACCGGCAGAATCTGGTGAAGGCAGGCGTGCTCCCGCTGCTCACCGCCAGCATCAcacaacacatccagcaccccgAGGTCGTGAGGGAGGCCTGTGTCGCGCTGAGGGTCATGACCTTTGACGATGACGTGCGTGTGGCCTTTGGAAACGCTCATGAACACGCCAGGATGATCGTGCAGGAGCACAACGGACTGAAAGTGATTGTTGAAGCTGCCAAAG CTCACCCAGAGAACACGTCAGTGCTCAGTGAACTCTGTGGGACTCTGTCCCGTCTGGCCGTGAGAGACGAGTTCTGTCAGGACATCGTAGACCTCGGGGGCCTGAGGTTCATGATCACGCTCCTGGCCGACAGTCTGGATCGTCCG GAGCTTGTGAAGCAGGTGCTCGGCGCACTGAAAGCCATCGCTGGAAACGATGATGTCAAAGATGCCATTGTGAATGGCGGTGGGGCGGAGCTTATCGTCATGGCGATGAACCGTCACATGACCAGTGCACAG GTGTGTGAGCAGGGATGTGCGGCGCTCTGTGTTCTCGCGCTACGTAAACCCAACAACTGTAAAGTCATTGTGGAGTGTGGCGGAGCGCTGGCATCCGTGCAGGCCATGAAGAATCACCCGGATAAAGTCAATGTGCAG ACACAGTCGTGCATGCTGCTGAGGAACCTGGTGGCCCACACGCGTGACTTCAGCACGCTCATCCTGGAGATGGGAGCCGAGGCGCTGATCTTGCAGGCTCTGGCGGCTCACAGGGACTGCGCTGACGTGGGTCGAGCCGCTCTCAGAGACCTCGGCTGTCAGGTGGAGCTGAGAGAGCTCTGGACGGGCAAGAAGGGAAGCCTGAGTCACTGA
- the eef2b gene encoding elongation factor 2b, producing MVNFTVDQIRAIMDKKSNIRNMSVIAHVDHGKSTLTDSLVSKAGIIASARAGETRFTDTRKDEQERCITIKSTAISMYYELSENDLAFIKQCKDGSGFLINLIDSPGHVDFSSEVTAALRVTDGALVVVDCVSGVCVQTETVLRQAIAERIKPVLMMNKMDRALLELQLEPEELYQTFQRIVENVNVIISTYGEDEGGPMGNIMIDPVIGTVGFGSGLHGWAFTLKQFAEMYVAKFAAKGEGQLSPAERCKKVEDMMKKLWGDRYFDTATGKFSKSANGPDGKKLPRTFAQLILDPIFKVFDAIMNFKKDEAAKLIEKLDIKLDTEDKDKEGKPLLKAVMRRWLPAGEALLQMITIHLPSPVTAQRYRCELLYEGPGDDEAAMGIKNCDPKAPLMMYISKMVPTTDKGRFYAFGRVFSGVVSTGQKVRIMGPNFTPGKKEDLYLKPIQRTILMMGRYVEPIEDVPCGNIVGLVGVDQFLVKTGTITTFEQAHNMRVMKFSVSPVVRVAVEAKNPADLPKLVEGLKRLAKSDPMVQCIIEESGEHIIAGAGELHLEICLKDLEEDHACIPLKKSDPVVSYRETVSEESDQMCLSKSPNKHNRLYMKARPFPDGLAEDIDKGDVTSRQELKARARYLADKYEWEVTEARKIWCFGPDGTGPNLLVDVTKGVQYLNEIKDSVVAGFQWATKEGVLCEENMRAVRFDVHDVTLHTDAIHRGGGQIIPTARRVLYACQLTAEPRLMEPVYLVEIQCPEQVVGGIYGVLNRKRGHVFEESQVMGTPMFVVKAFLPVNESFGFTADLRSNTGGQAFPQCVFDHWQILQGDPKDPATKPFQVVAETRKRKGLKEGIPALDNFLDKL from the exons ATG GTGAACTTCACAGTTGACCAGATCCGTGCCATCATGGACAAGAAGTCCAACATCCGTAACATGTCCGTGATTGCACACGTGGACCACGGGAAATCTACACTGACCGACTCTCTGGTGTCCAAGGCTGGAATCATCGCTTCGGCCCGCGCCGGAGAGACGCGCTTCACTGACACACGCAAAGACGAGCAAGAGCGCTGCATCACCATCAAATCCAC TGCCATCTCCATGTACTACGAGCTGTCCGAAAACGACCTGGCCTTCATCAAGCAGTGCAAGGATGGATCTGGTTTCCTCATTAACCTGATTGACTCTCCCGGCCACGTGGACTTCTCCTCCGAGGTCACGGCTGCTCTGCGTGTCACTGATGGAGCTCTGGTTGTGGTGGACTGTGTCTCTG gtgtgtgtgtgcagaccgaGACGGTGCTGAGACAGGCCATCGCCGAGCGCATTAAGCCCGTGCTGATGATGAATAAGATGGACCGTGCCCTGCTGGAGCTGCAGCTGGAGCCCGAGGAGCTGTACCAAACCTTCCAGCGCATCGTGGAGAACGTCAACGTCATCATCTCCACCTACGGAGAGGACGAGGGTGGACCAATGGGAAACATCATG atcGACCCAGTGATCGGTACCGTGGGTTTTGGATCCGGTCTTCACGGCTGGGCTTTTACTCTGAAGCAGTTTGCGGAGATGTACGTGGCAAAGTTCGCTGCTAAAGGCGAAGGTCAGCTGAGTCCAGCTGAACGCTGTAAGAAAGTGGAGGATATGATGAAGAAGCTCTGGGGTGACAG GTATTTTGACACAGCCACCGGTAAATTCAGCAAGTCTGCCAACGGCCCCGATGGAAAGAAACTGCCCCGCACCTTCGCCCAGCTCATCCTGGACCCCATCTTCAAG GTGTTCGATGCCATCATGAACTTCAAGAAGGACGAAGCCGCCAAGCTGATCGAGAAGCTGGACATCAAGCTGGACACCGAGGACAAGGATAAGGAAGGGAAGCCTCTGCTGAAGGCCGTGATGCGTCGCTGGCTGCCCGCCGGAGAAGCTCTGCTTCAGATGATCACCATCCACCTGCCGTCTCCCGTCACGGCCCAGAGGTACCGCTGCGAGCTGCTTTACGAAGGGCCTGGAGATGATGAAGCTGCTATGG GTATCAAGAACTGTGACCCTAAGGCTCCCCTCATGATGTACATCTCAAAGATGGTGCCGACCACAGATAAGGGTCGTTTCTATGCTTTCGGACGCGTGTTCTCTGGGGTCGTGTCCACTGGGCAGAAAGTGCGAATTATGGGACCAAACTTCACCCCTGGGAAAAAAGAGGATCTCTATCTGAAACCCATCCAGAG gaCCATTTTGATGATGGGTCGCTATGTCGAGCCCATTGAGGACGTGCCTTGTGGTAACATCGTGGGTCTGGTTGGTGTGGACCAGTTTTTGGTGAAGACCGGGACCATCACCACTTTCGAGCAGGCACACAACATGCGTGTGATGAAGTTCAGCGTCAGCCCTGTGGTCCGAGTCGCAGTGGAGGCCAAGAACCCCGCTGACCTTCCCAAACTGGTGGAGGGACTCAAACGCCTGGCCAAGTCTGACCCCATGGTGCAGTGCATCATCGAGGAGTCCGGAGAGCACATCATCGCCGGCGCTGGAGAACTGCATCTGGAAATCTGCCTTAAAGATCTGGAGGAGGACCACGCCTGCATCCCACTGAAG AAATCAGACCCTGTCGTGTCCTACAGGGAGACGGTCAGCGAGGAATCAGACCAGATGTGTTTGTCCAAGTCTCCTAACAAACACAACCGTCTGTACATGAAGGCCAGGCCGTTCCCCGACGGTCTTGCCGAAGACATCGACAAGGGCGACGTGACGTCCCGTCAGGAGCTCAAGGCCCGAGCACGCTACCTGGCCGACAAATACGAGTGGGAGGTCACCGAGGCCCGTAAGATCTGGTGCTTCGGCCCTGACGGAACCGGACCCAACCTCCTGGTGGACGTGACCAAAGGAGTGCAGTACCTGAACGAGATCAAGGACAGCGTCGTGGCTGGCTTCCAGTGGGCCACTAAAGAG GGTGTGCTGTGTGAAGAGAACATGCGTGCCGTCCGCTTCGACGTCCACGACGTGACCCTCCACACCGATGCCATCCACCGCGGCGGAGGTCAGATCATCCCCACGGCCCGCAGGGTGCTGTACGCCTGCCAGCTGACGGCCGAGCCCCGGCTCATGGAGCCCGTGTACCTGGTGGAGATCCAG tgTCCGGAGCAGGTGGTCGGAGGCATCTACGGCGTGCTGAACAGGAAGCGAGGACACGTCTTCGAGGAGTCTCAGGTCATGGGGACACCTATGTTTGTCGTTAAGGCCTTCCTGCCTGTCAATGAGTCTTTCG GTTTCACCGCTGACCTGCGCTCTAACACCGGCGGTCAGGCCTTCCCTCAGTGTGTGTTCGATCACTGGCAGATCCTGCAGGGTGACCCCAAAGACCCCGCGACTAAACCCTTCCAGGTCGTGGCTGAGACACGCAAGCGCAAGGGCCTGAAGGAGGGCATCCCGGCACTCGACAACTTCCTCGACAAGTTATAA